One genomic window of Sodaliphilus pleomorphus includes the following:
- the rpiB gene encoding ribose 5-phosphate isomerase B translates to MSTILKPNIPVALCCDHAGYATKQAVMKYLDDQGIAYKDFGTFSTESCDYPDFAHPAALAVEKGECYPGIGICGSGEGINITLNKHQGIRSALCWIPEIAHLARQHNNANFLAMPGRFVTDEQAIAMVKEFLSTDFEGGRHQRRIDKIPVK, encoded by the coding sequence ATGTCAACAATTTTAAAACCCAACATTCCTGTGGCGCTGTGCTGCGACCACGCCGGCTATGCCACCAAGCAAGCTGTGATGAAGTATCTCGACGATCAAGGCATTGCCTACAAGGACTTCGGCACATTCAGCACCGAGAGCTGCGACTACCCCGACTTTGCCCACCCTGCAGCCCTGGCTGTGGAAAAGGGCGAGTGCTATCCCGGTATCGGGATATGCGGCAGTGGCGAGGGCATCAACATCACGCTCAACAAGCACCAGGGCATACGCTCGGCACTGTGCTGGATTCCCGAGATTGCCCACCTGGCGCGGCAGCACAACAATGCCAACTTCCTGGCCATGCCTGGCCGCTTTGTGACCGACGAGCAGGCGATTGCCATGGTCAAGGAATTTTTGAGCACCGACTTTGAGGGAGGCCGGCACCAGCGTCGCATCGACAAGATTCCTGTGAAGTAG
- a CDS encoding DMT family transporter has translation MWILFAVISSISLGFYDVFKKRALEGNSVLMVLFLNTLFCTLYMSPALVYTLNDMYGNFVKPMSHVYIFIKSVIVTSSWLLGYYAIKYLPLTIQGSINALRPILVLVGAIIIFGEHPNVLQWTGIVLGFFSLLWVGFIGHREGYSFSTNKWMWAGFASVLLWAASGLYDKFLLMQFKPINVEAWYSFYQLVIMTVVMLVVGIVAKPAVKFQWRWSILFISLFICAADLCYFFALYEPDGMVSITSMIRRGSALVSYFYGIIVLHERKSLRLKIFDQLLLIAGMTCMILGSLQ, from the coding sequence ATGTGGATACTCTTTGCCGTCATATCGTCAATAAGCCTCGGATTCTACGACGTGTTCAAGAAGAGGGCACTCGAAGGCAACAGTGTGCTCATGGTGCTTTTCCTCAACACCCTGTTCTGCACGCTCTACATGTCGCCGGCACTCGTCTACACGCTCAACGACATGTACGGCAACTTTGTGAAGCCCATGAGCCACGTCTACATTTTCATCAAGTCGGTTATTGTCACCAGCAGCTGGCTGCTGGGGTACTATGCCATCAAGTACCTGCCGCTCACCATACAAGGGTCGATCAACGCCCTGCGGCCCATACTGGTGCTGGTGGGCGCCATCATCATCTTTGGCGAGCATCCCAACGTGCTGCAGTGGACGGGCATCGTGCTGGGATTCTTCTCGCTGTTGTGGGTGGGCTTCATCGGGCACCGCGAGGGCTACTCCTTCTCGACCAACAAGTGGATGTGGGCGGGCTTTGCGTCGGTGCTGCTGTGGGCGGCGAGCGGGCTCTACGACAAGTTTCTGCTCATGCAGTTCAAGCCCATCAACGTGGAGGCCTGGTACTCGTTCTACCAGCTGGTCATCATGACGGTTGTCATGCTTGTGGTGGGCATCGTGGCCAAGCCGGCGGTCAAATTTCAATGGCGGTGGTCGATACTGTTCATTTCACTGTTTATTTGCGCGGCCGACTTGTGCTACTTCTTTGCACTCTATGAGCCCGACGGCATGGTGTCGATCACCTCGATGATACGCCGGGGCAGCGCGCTGGTGTCCTACTTCTACGGCATCATTGTGCTTCACGAGCGCAAAAGCCTGCGCCTGAAGATTTTCGACCAGCTGCTGCTCATTGCCGGCATGACCTGCATGATTTTAGGCTCGCTCCAATGA
- a CDS encoding fibronectin type III domain-containing protein yields the protein MLNRKNFTSLLATAIVLLGAVPTTAMTKVELQPSIQRSQPMAGNTQSPAPANVQPAQTPVVGAPVLTAPDGTVLWGCVIDGSNFTNDYWTDPYGVYAFTPADSMTLTTVCKTSDLNANCGGVFYDGWFHYVTMRDAYGDTYFYHNAYDINSWDEDTWVHESLDDGYPYWALSCTYDATTSLSYGCYYTSQGKGMEIASLDYTTLTRKSIAPTDTMYLVFAADAKGQLYAISAGANLYKIDKTTGAATLVGPTGVDIGRYAQSGIINPRNGKFYWASQEKNYDANLYEVNLTTGAATLIGPIPYKSQLSALYIPAPEANDDAPAVVTNLTAAYNGTTTVVGFTAPAATFAGGELKGDLSYKVLVDGSEAATGTVAAGAAARVDVDAADGNRVFTVTTANAAGTSPKAKVEAWVGYDTPADPADVTLAVDDSNVAHLSWKAPTAGVHNGYLGKLTYRLTRYPGEVVVAESQADTTFTETLPSAAMASYSYGVTALNGQQESLMTKSNAVVVGDGFDVPYAEYFDDQASFDLFTLLEGEETGLTWTWNSAGQYAQSTWGRAKAADQWLITPPVKLEAGHTYRFSASVAAQSASYVERFEAACGVAPTRAAMTEPLVAPTELTQGKTFKAYGNDFVPVTTGKYYFGIHAMSEAGMFRVLADSITVTHIMGPTGVTSVGSDVSTGDVEVFNLNGVRVSCGADALATLPKGVYILKYRDAARGRKIVVK from the coding sequence ATGCTCAACAGGAAAAACTTTACCTCACTTTTGGCTACGGCGATTGTACTCCTTGGCGCCGTGCCTACGACAGCGATGACCAAGGTCGAGCTTCAGCCATCGATACAAAGAAGCCAGCCAATGGCGGGCAATACCCAGTCGCCCGCGCCAGCCAATGTGCAGCCGGCACAAACGCCTGTGGTGGGTGCACCTGTGCTCACTGCCCCCGACGGAACTGTGCTGTGGGGCTGCGTGATCGACGGCAGCAATTTCACCAACGACTACTGGACCGACCCCTATGGCGTGTATGCCTTCACGCCGGCCGACAGCATGACGCTCACAACCGTGTGCAAGACCAGCGACTTGAATGCCAACTGCGGCGGGGTGTTCTACGACGGTTGGTTTCACTATGTGACTATGCGCGATGCCTATGGCGACACCTACTTCTATCACAATGCCTACGACATCAACTCGTGGGACGAGGATACCTGGGTGCACGAGTCGCTCGACGACGGCTATCCCTATTGGGCCTTGTCGTGCACCTACGACGCCACCACATCACTGTCCTACGGGTGCTACTACACCAGCCAGGGCAAGGGCATGGAAATAGCTTCGCTCGACTACACCACGCTCACGCGCAAGTCGATAGCTCCCACCGACACGATGTATCTCGTGTTTGCGGCCGATGCCAAGGGGCAGCTTTATGCCATAAGTGCCGGAGCCAATCTGTATAAAATCGACAAGACAACCGGAGCTGCCACGCTGGTAGGCCCCACGGGTGTCGACATAGGCCGCTATGCACAAAGCGGCATCATCAATCCCCGCAACGGCAAGTTCTACTGGGCCTCTCAAGAGAAAAACTACGATGCCAACCTCTACGAGGTGAATCTCACGACCGGTGCTGCCACCTTGATAGGCCCCATCCCCTACAAGTCGCAGCTGTCGGCGCTCTACATCCCGGCCCCCGAGGCCAACGATGACGCCCCCGCTGTCGTCACCAACCTCACGGCAGCCTACAATGGCACGACCACGGTAGTGGGGTTCACGGCTCCTGCCGCCACCTTTGCCGGCGGCGAGCTCAAGGGTGACTTGAGCTACAAGGTCCTGGTCGACGGCAGTGAGGCCGCTACAGGCACTGTTGCAGCCGGAGCTGCAGCACGGGTCGATGTGGATGCTGCCGATGGCAATCGCGTCTTTACAGTCACTACGGCCAATGCTGCCGGCACCAGCCCCAAGGCCAAGGTTGAGGCCTGGGTGGGTTATGACACCCCCGCCGATCCTGCCGACGTGACTCTTGCTGTCGATGACAGCAATGTGGCTCACTTGAGCTGGAAAGCGCCAACTGCGGGTGTGCACAATGGCTACTTGGGCAAGCTTACCTATCGCCTCACCCGCTATCCGGGCGAGGTGGTTGTGGCCGAGAGCCAGGCCGACACCACCTTTACCGAGACATTGCCCAGCGCTGCCATGGCGAGCTACAGCTATGGTGTGACAGCCCTCAACGGCCAGCAGGAAAGCCTCATGACAAAGTCTAATGCTGTGGTCGTGGGCGACGGCTTCGACGTGCCCTATGCCGAGTACTTCGACGACCAGGCAAGTTTCGACCTGTTTACCTTGCTCGAGGGCGAAGAGACCGGGCTCACCTGGACGTGGAACAGCGCCGGCCAGTATGCCCAGTCGACGTGGGGCCGTGCCAAGGCGGCCGACCAGTGGCTCATCACCCCGCCCGTCAAGCTCGAGGCCGGACACACCTATCGCTTCTCGGCCAGCGTGGCAGCACAGAGTGCATCCTATGTCGAGCGTTTTGAGGCTGCTTGTGGCGTGGCTCCCACCCGGGCTGCCATGACCGAGCCCCTTGTTGCCCCCACCGAGTTGACCCAAGGCAAGACGTTCAAGGCCTATGGCAACGACTTTGTGCCTGTAACCACAGGCAAGTATTACTTTGGCATTCACGCCATGAGCGAGGCCGGCATGTTCCGTGTGCTGGCCGACAGCATCACGGTCACCCACATCATGGGCCCGACGGGAGTCACCAGTGTGGGCAGCGACGTCTCGACAGGAGATGTTGAGGTGTTCAATCTCAACGGTGTGCGTGTGTCCTGCGGTGCCGATGCACTGGCCACATTGCCCAAGGGCGTCTACATCTTGAAATATCGCGATGCTGCCCGTGGCAGGAAAATCGTGGTGAAGTGA
- a CDS encoding DUF5722 domain-containing protein produces the protein MKLRTLMLFLLAAFTLTVWADKSANLRNYLYNNVYTSRVTSVKVTGTQVTVEGVVDGEDGSYVLVEATPADNVTEDTAFAHCTALTGKKFKVTLSRYASYDGYNYDRALSKWAIASTSGGRDSLVSYARYADEVAAISSPAALKPVSKKGVGAGLGDTYMHDLDSLDAKNITCNIVITTLIAQSPIFAHSVEYSYGGKTYYIDGGAIAEWDRHLTYYQQRDIAVSAIILVTPSASDGTLSHVFCHPDYNGGYYSMPNMTTMESINAYAAIINYLASRYNGSGHGRIEHWIMHNEVDMGTTWTNMGSPAEPVYIDEYVKSMRLCYNIVRQYDQHAFILGSYTHDWTVGAGGYSCKNMLEQTVQYSTREGDFHWGVAAHPYPQDLSKPEFWKNDKQSTGSQNSPYVTFKNLEVINEWILDPAHFYNGSEKRALFLSENGTNSPSYSDKDLALQAAGACWAWKKANALKGIDAIMWHNWMDNRVEDGLRIGLHFFPDDETHPGGRKPVWYVWRAAGTALEDSIMNPYMSVMGLGSWNDIFLLVEASGRTFVPNYSYVMEAEDYDQGGRGVAYDGRMETAGSAYRTDVDGVSLEQRSTASNGWDIADMGAAWNSYDLGKWVDADKRIISRAMAQENWGSWFTYSFEAAAHIVADIYVHFGQAWGKYGKAAGKGWAPSDSTYRIEHEPSLNWPRHYAGAVVVSLDGVNLITTQTARPLVPETFQARGTNFNTIAADKSKWTSTLTGGALSTDTLWLWSKANVNGSLVYNQEPDYSRVHLAPGQHVLKIASLCGAWTFDCIKVDCYQPTGVTTVERAVPSPLKAWGGMGAVHVESDKPARVFSITGRLMGTTASALQVPAGIYIVTTGSEHKKVMVR, from the coding sequence ATGAAACTAAGAACATTGATGCTGTTTCTACTGGCAGCGTTCACCCTCACAGTTTGGGCCGACAAGAGTGCCAATCTGCGCAACTACTTGTACAACAATGTCTACACGTCGCGCGTGACCAGTGTCAAGGTCACTGGCACGCAAGTCACAGTCGAGGGTGTGGTCGATGGCGAGGACGGCAGCTATGTCCTCGTCGAGGCCACACCGGCCGACAATGTCACCGAGGACACCGCCTTTGCCCACTGCACGGCGCTGACTGGCAAAAAATTCAAGGTCACGCTCTCGCGCTATGCCAGCTACGACGGCTACAACTACGACCGCGCGTTGTCGAAGTGGGCCATCGCCTCGACCTCGGGTGGCCGCGACTCGCTCGTGAGCTATGCCCGCTATGCCGACGAGGTGGCCGCCATCTCGTCGCCGGCCGCGCTCAAGCCGGTGAGCAAGAAAGGCGTGGGAGCAGGTCTGGGCGACACCTACATGCACGACCTCGACAGCCTGGACGCCAAAAACATCACGTGCAACATCGTGATTACCACCTTGATTGCCCAAAGCCCCATCTTTGCCCACAGTGTGGAGTACAGCTATGGCGGCAAGACCTATTACATCGATGGCGGTGCCATTGCCGAGTGGGACCGCCATCTCACCTACTATCAGCAGCGCGACATTGCCGTGAGTGCCATCATCCTGGTCACACCCAGCGCCAGCGACGGCACACTGAGCCATGTGTTCTGCCACCCCGACTACAACGGGGGCTACTACTCGATGCCCAACATGACTACCATGGAGAGCATCAACGCCTATGCAGCCATCATCAACTACCTGGCCAGCCGCTACAACGGCAGCGGCCATGGCCGCATCGAGCACTGGATCATGCACAACGAGGTCGATATGGGCACGACGTGGACCAACATGGGCTCGCCCGCCGAGCCTGTCTACATCGACGAGTATGTGAAGTCGATGCGACTGTGCTACAACATCGTGCGCCAGTATGACCAGCATGCTTTCATCTTGGGCTCCTATACCCACGACTGGACCGTAGGCGCGGGCGGCTACTCGTGCAAAAACATGCTTGAGCAGACGGTGCAGTACAGCACAAGGGAGGGCGACTTCCACTGGGGCGTCGCGGCGCATCCCTACCCGCAGGACTTGAGCAAGCCCGAATTCTGGAAAAACGACAAGCAGTCGACGGGTAGCCAGAACAGTCCCTATGTCACCTTCAAGAATCTGGAAGTGATCAACGAGTGGATACTCGACCCTGCCCATTTCTACAACGGCAGCGAGAAGCGTGCCCTCTTCCTCTCGGAAAATGGCACTAACTCGCCCTCTTACAGCGACAAGGACCTGGCCCTCCAGGCCGCAGGAGCATGCTGGGCCTGGAAAAAGGCCAACGCGCTCAAGGGCATCGACGCCATCATGTGGCACAACTGGATGGACAACCGTGTGGAGGATGGACTGCGCATAGGACTGCATTTCTTCCCCGACGACGAGACCCACCCTGGCGGGCGCAAACCCGTGTGGTATGTGTGGCGTGCTGCCGGCACAGCGCTTGAAGACAGCATCATGAATCCTTACATGAGCGTGATGGGGCTCGGCAGCTGGAACGACATCTTCTTGCTGGTGGAGGCCTCGGGCCGCACCTTTGTGCCCAACTACAGCTATGTGATGGAGGCCGAGGACTACGACCAGGGCGGTCGCGGCGTGGCCTACGACGGCCGCATGGAAACGGCTGGCTCGGCCTACCGCACCGACGTCGACGGCGTGAGCCTCGAGCAACGCTCGACTGCCAGCAACGGCTGGGACATTGCCGACATGGGCGCTGCCTGGAACAGCTATGACCTGGGCAAGTGGGTCGATGCCGACAAGCGCATCATAAGCCGTGCCATGGCCCAAGAGAACTGGGGCAGTTGGTTTACTTATAGCTTTGAGGCCGCTGCCCACATTGTGGCCGACATCTATGTGCACTTCGGCCAGGCCTGGGGCAAGTATGGCAAGGCTGCCGGCAAGGGGTGGGCTCCGAGCGACTCGACCTATCGCATCGAGCATGAGCCCTCCTTGAACTGGCCCCGCCACTATGCCGGTGCCGTGGTGGTGAGCCTCGACGGGGTGAACCTAATCACCACACAGACGGCCCGCCCCCTTGTGCCCGAGACCTTCCAGGCCCGTGGCACCAACTTCAACACGATTGCTGCCGACAAGTCGAAGTGGACCTCGACACTCACTGGCGGCGCCTTGTCGACCGACACCCTGTGGCTGTGGAGCAAGGCCAACGTGAATGGCTCGCTGGTCTACAACCAGGAGCCCGACTATAGCAGGGTGCACCTGGCCCCGGGGCAGCATGTGCTCAAGATTGCCAGTCTGTGCGGTGCGTGGACCTTCGACTGCATCAAGGTCGACTGCTACCAGCCTACTGGCGTGACCACCGTGGAGCGCGCTGTCCCGTCGCCTCTCAAGGCATGGGGCGGCATGGGGGCAGTGCACGTCGAGAGCGACAAGCCTGCCCGTGTGTTCAGTATCACAGGCCGGTTGATGGGCACGACGGCATCGGCCTTGCAGGTGCCGGCCGGCATCTATATCGTGACCACGGGAAGCGAGCACAAGAAGGTGATGGTGAGGTAG
- the miaA gene encoding tRNA (adenosine(37)-N6)-dimethylallyltransferase MiaA: MTHSKTLIVVTGPTGVGKTAAAIGAAQQLGCEIINADSRQVFKGIPIGTAAPTALEQALVPHHFVQIKNLDEYYSAAQYEADVMALLPSLWTRGDYAVMCGGSMMYVDAVCKGIDVMPDVSDEVRQSTKQQYLDQGLAAMLAELERLDPDYYAIVDRNNPKRVVHAVEICRQTGTTYSSLRTGKVKQRPFNIVKIGLNMARDALFERINRRVDSMMRLGLEAEARSVYGLRHLNSLNTVGYKEMFAYFDGDMDRDTAVARIKKNTRVYAKKQLTWYARDPSITWCTPQEFTATLEAALQHIST; the protein is encoded by the coding sequence ATGACGCACAGCAAGACGCTCATTGTTGTCACAGGCCCTACTGGCGTGGGAAAGACGGCAGCAGCCATAGGCGCGGCCCAGCAACTGGGCTGCGAGATCATCAACGCCGACTCGCGCCAGGTGTTCAAGGGCATACCCATAGGCACGGCCGCTCCCACTGCCCTGGAGCAGGCGCTGGTGCCCCACCACTTTGTGCAAATTAAAAACCTCGACGAGTACTACAGCGCCGCACAATATGAAGCCGATGTGATGGCACTGCTCCCCAGCTTGTGGACCCGGGGCGACTATGCCGTGATGTGCGGCGGGTCGATGATGTATGTCGACGCCGTGTGCAAGGGCATCGACGTGATGCCCGACGTGAGCGACGAGGTGCGCCAGTCCACCAAGCAGCAGTATCTCGACCAGGGACTCGCGGCGATGCTTGCCGAGCTCGAGCGCCTCGACCCCGACTACTATGCCATCGTCGACCGCAACAATCCCAAGCGTGTGGTGCATGCTGTGGAGATATGCCGCCAGACGGGCACGACCTACAGCTCGCTGCGCACGGGCAAGGTGAAGCAGCGGCCGTTCAACATTGTGAAAATAGGGCTCAACATGGCTCGCGACGCCCTGTTTGAACGCATCAACCGCCGTGTCGACTCCATGATGAGGCTCGGCCTCGAGGCCGAGGCCCGCAGCGTGTACGGGCTGCGCCATCTCAACTCGCTCAACACGGTGGGCTACAAGGAGATGTTTGCCTATTTCGACGGCGATATGGACCGTGACACAGCCGTGGCGCGCATCAAGAAAAATACCCGCGTCTATGCCAAGAAGCAACTCACGTGGTACGCCCGCGACCCATCTATCACCTGGTGCACGCCACAGGAGTTCACCGCCACGCTCGAGGCAGCGCTCCAGCACATTTCAACATAA
- the lpxB gene encoding lipid-A-disaccharide synthase produces the protein MKYFIIAGEASGDLHGAQLMAALKKEDSEAQFRFLGGDYMAQVAGMKPLIHYRDMAYMGFVEVAKHLTTILGFMKTARRAMLEWHPDALVLIDYPSFNLKMAKFAHERNIPAFYFISPKVWVWKEYRVKQIKKYIARMFSILPFEQEFYRRHDYDVEYVGNPTVKEIAQASTQFHDRAAFARLNGLDPEKPIIALVPGSRRKEIHDNLPTMVEAALRHPSFQAVIAGAPSIDDTLYHATLLPLGVQLPVLHGKSFELVHHARAAIVTSGTATLEAALLRTPQVACYRMNGKKYLYKFYRRLLKGKYVTLPNLITDAAVIPELLLHQCTPDAIDSWLQQLLPDTARRQAMLDGYDRMARLLTAKDCTASTASGIIQYLHSHARH, from the coding sequence ATGAAGTATTTTATCATTGCCGGCGAGGCCAGCGGCGACTTGCATGGCGCTCAGCTCATGGCTGCGCTCAAGAAAGAGGACAGCGAGGCCCAATTCCGCTTTCTGGGCGGCGACTACATGGCCCAGGTCGCGGGGATGAAGCCCCTCATCCACTATCGCGACATGGCCTACATGGGCTTTGTCGAGGTGGCCAAGCACCTGACCACGATACTTGGATTCATGAAGACGGCGCGCCGCGCCATGCTCGAGTGGCACCCCGATGCGCTTGTGCTCATCGACTACCCCTCGTTCAACCTCAAGATGGCCAAGTTTGCCCATGAGCGCAACATTCCCGCATTCTATTTTATCTCACCCAAGGTTTGGGTTTGGAAGGAGTACCGCGTCAAGCAAATCAAGAAATACATTGCCCGCATGTTTTCGATATTGCCCTTCGAGCAAGAGTTCTACCGCAGGCATGACTATGATGTGGAATATGTGGGCAACCCCACGGTCAAGGAAATAGCCCAGGCCAGCACGCAGTTTCACGACCGGGCAGCATTTGCCCGCCTCAATGGTCTCGACCCCGAAAAGCCCATCATTGCCCTCGTGCCCGGCTCGCGTCGCAAGGAGATACACGACAATCTGCCCACAATGGTCGAGGCCGCTCTGCGCCACCCCAGCTTTCAGGCGGTGATTGCCGGCGCGCCGAGCATCGACGACACGCTCTATCACGCCACGCTCTTGCCACTGGGTGTGCAGTTGCCTGTGCTGCACGGCAAGTCGTTTGAGCTTGTGCACCATGCCCGCGCCGCCATCGTGACCAGCGGCACTGCCACACTCGAGGCCGCCCTGCTGCGCACGCCCCAGGTGGCCTGCTACCGCATGAACGGCAAGAAATATCTCTACAAGTTTTATCGCCGCTTGCTCAAGGGAAAATATGTGACGCTGCCCAATCTTATTACCGACGCTGCTGTGATACCTGAGCTGTTGCTGCACCAGTGCACCCCCGATGCCATCGACTCCTGGCTGCAGCAGTTGCTGCCCGACACTGCCCGGCGCCAGGCCATGCTCGACGGCTACGACCGCATGGCGCGGCTACTCACCGCCAAGGATTGCACGGCCAGCACGGCCAGCGGCATCATTCAATACCTACACAGCCATGCGCGACATTGA
- a CDS encoding AI-2E family transporter encodes MEEIAARKKYDLDRVVRTTFTILAIVAAIYVVNYLSSILLPFCVGCLLAYMLEPVVKLLMRLTRLKKRTVPAIVTMLLFFGVIYLCLRFLIPYFVDEFTDMGKMLAKYAEHRFTIHGVPPEVQEVIDRYFNLDALQRVFSQEQWMKIGKSVMSGTWSVLGGTLSAIATLVSWLLALLYMFFVMIDYDKIGHGFKSAVPPRYRRKVFRIMSDVTGAMSRYFRGQALVSFFVGIVFAIEFYIIGLPMAVVFGLSIGVLNMVPYLQLISIPVAAFLCLVKSVSAGVAFLPLFGWTIAAYFICQAIQDMVLTPTIMKQQMGLRPAIIFLALSIWSYVLGFIGLIIALPLTTLIISYYSEYVLHVPNPLHRPKGKDNNTKVVTKEKTEESR; translated from the coding sequence ATGGAAGAAATTGCAGCGCGAAAGAAATATGATTTAGACCGAGTGGTGAGGACCACATTCACCATCCTCGCTATCGTTGCAGCCATCTATGTCGTCAACTACTTGAGCAGTATTCTGCTGCCGTTCTGTGTGGGCTGCCTGCTGGCCTACATGCTTGAGCCTGTGGTGAAGCTGCTGATGCGCCTCACACGGCTCAAGAAGCGCACGGTGCCGGCCATAGTCACCATGCTGCTGTTTTTCGGCGTCATCTATCTATGCTTGCGCTTCTTGATACCCTATTTTGTCGACGAGTTTACCGATATGGGCAAGATGCTGGCAAAGTATGCCGAGCACCGTTTCACCATCCACGGCGTGCCGCCCGAGGTACAGGAGGTGATAGACCGCTACTTCAACCTCGACGCCTTGCAGCGTGTGTTCTCGCAAGAGCAGTGGATGAAGATAGGCAAGAGTGTGATGTCGGGCACGTGGTCGGTGCTGGGTGGCACGCTCAGTGCCATAGCCACGCTCGTGTCGTGGTTGCTGGCCTTGCTCTACATGTTCTTTGTGATGATCGACTACGACAAGATAGGGCATGGGTTCAAGTCGGCCGTGCCGCCCCGCTACCGGCGCAAGGTGTTCCGCATCATGAGCGACGTTACGGGTGCGATGAGCCGCTACTTCCGTGGTCAGGCGCTGGTGTCGTTTTTTGTGGGCATCGTGTTTGCCATCGAGTTTTATATCATAGGCCTTCCCATGGCAGTGGTGTTTGGCCTCTCGATAGGGGTACTCAACATGGTACCCTACTTGCAGCTCATCTCCATTCCAGTTGCAGCTTTCCTGTGCCTGGTCAAGTCGGTGTCGGCAGGAGTGGCTTTTCTCCCGCTCTTCGGGTGGACGATTGCTGCCTATTTCATCTGCCAGGCCATTCAAGACATGGTGCTCACACCCACCATCATGAAGCAGCAGATGGGGTTGCGGCCAGCCATCATTTTCCTGGCCTTGTCGATATGGAGCTACGTGCTGGGTTTCATAGGCCTTATCATTGCCTTGCCGCTCACCACACTCATCATTTCCTACTACAGCGAGTATGTGCTGCATGTGCCCAACCCGTTGCACAGGCCCAAAGGAAAAGACAATAATACTAAAGTAGTTACAAAGGAAAAAACTGAAGAATCTCGATGA
- the xpt gene encoding xanthine phosphoribosyltransferase, which yields MGNSFDILKKRIMQDGKCYEGGILKVDSFINHQLDPDLMYEIGHEFSKRFAGSGVNKIMTIEASGIAPAIMMGHEMHLPVVFAKKKKPKTMSSMLTTTVHSFTKDRDYTVCISADFLSPDDRIVVIDDFMAYGNASRGLIDLASQAGARIVGFGFIIEKVFQHGGDQLRNDGYRVESLARVLSLDNCQITLE from the coding sequence ATGGGCAACAGTTTCGACATCCTGAAAAAAAGAATCATGCAAGACGGCAAGTGCTACGAGGGCGGCATCTTGAAGGTAGACAGTTTCATCAACCACCAGCTCGACCCCGACTTGATGTACGAGATAGGACACGAGTTCAGCAAGCGCTTTGCCGGCAGCGGTGTCAACAAGATCATGACAATCGAGGCCAGCGGCATCGCTCCCGCCATCATGATGGGGCACGAGATGCACCTGCCAGTGGTCTTTGCCAAGAAAAAGAAACCCAAAACCATGTCGAGCATGCTCACTACCACAGTGCACTCGTTCACCAAAGACCGCGACTACACAGTGTGCATCAGCGCCGACTTCTTGAGTCCCGACGACCGCATTGTGGTCATCGACGACTTCATGGCCTATGGCAACGCCTCCAGGGGCCTCATCGACCTGGCCAGCCAGGCCGGAGCCCGCATCGTGGGTTTCGGGTTCATCATCGAGAAGGTGTTTCAGCACGGTGGCGACCAGCTGCGCAACGATGGCTATCGCGTGGAGTCGCTGGCCCGCGTGCTCTCGCTCGACAACTGCCAAATCACGCTTGAGTGA
- a CDS encoding HD domain-containing protein: MRDIEPIRVFLEREIVPRYDSFDAGHQRDHVHSVMHTSQQLARYYPQVDRAMLLVAAAYHDLGLALGRERHHIESARILRADTRLLRWFTPAEIDIMADAAEDHRASLGHEPRTIYGRIVAESDRQIDAEVVLRRTMQYTRAHFPGLDKEMQWKRLQEHLHEKYAPGGYLRLWIPESDNALHLAELRAIIAHPEQLRAAFERIYARL, from the coding sequence ATGCGCGACATTGAACCGATAAGAGTTTTTCTCGAGCGTGAGATTGTGCCGCGCTACGACAGCTTCGACGCTGGCCACCAGCGCGATCATGTGCACAGCGTGATGCACACGAGCCAGCAGCTGGCCCGCTACTACCCGCAAGTGGACCGCGCCATGCTGCTTGTGGCAGCGGCCTATCACGATTTGGGCCTGGCCCTGGGCCGTGAGCGCCATCACATCGAGAGCGCCCGCATCTTGCGTGCCGACACGCGCCTGCTCCGGTGGTTTACGCCTGCCGAAATCGACATCATGGCCGATGCTGCCGAGGATCATCGCGCCAGCCTCGGCCATGAGCCGCGCACCATCTATGGCCGCATCGTGGCCGAGAGCGACCGCCAGATCGATGCCGAGGTGGTGTTGCGTCGCACCATGCAGTACACCCGGGCCCATTTCCCGGGCCTCGACAAGGAGATGCAATGGAAGCGCCTGCAAGAGCACTTGCACGAGAAGTATGCCCCAGGCGGGTATCTGCGGTTGTGGATTCCCGAGAGCGACAATGCCCTGCATCTTGCCGAGCTGCGGGCCATCATTGCCCATCCCGAGCAGTTGCGTGCAGCCTTTGAGCGCATCTATGCCCGGCTGTGA